In Zingiber officinale cultivar Zhangliang chromosome 1A, Zo_v1.1, whole genome shotgun sequence, the DNA window ctgagagtccagcatagtaccactgataaaagtaaaatacttgttatcttttaatacttctaatatataatgcctcggtattttaacgagcaccttgtgtgccaaaatccctaaagtcttgactttgggatctacttaaggccttggcctttttctttcttttctttatctttcttatacttgttaatacctctaataaaagaatgcttctttaaaaactgaaatgtttaaacaaattctaactttgaaatgcataaacagaaatctacatactatgctaatcaaaattctgcatactattctaatcaagattctgcattctatgctatacTATTTCTGcttactatgcaaacataaattctgcactataatacttaaccaaactgcactataatctttattaaaaatctgcactataagcttaattaaaatctacactataggcttaattaaaatctgcactataagcttacataaaaatctgcattataagcttaattaaaatctgcactatagacttaattaaaaatctgcactataaacttaattaaaatctgcactataagcctacataaaaatctgcactataagcttaattaaaatctgtgctataagattaattaaaaatttgcactataagcgcttaattaaaatctgcaatataagctctacataaaaatctgtattataagcttaattaaaatctgcactataggcttaattaaaaatctacactataagcacttaattaaaatctgcaatataagctctacataaaaatctgcattataagcttaattaaaatctgcactataggcttaattaaaaatctgcactataagcgctttttatgcttcgaattcaagaagaacaaaggtccgaaactactcctactgtaggtgagaagcacttaccttgcttcttggactcacaaccgaacaaaaagggcttctaggaccttggccggccgccagagatgatgccctaactccctttcattttttgcccgagctccgccatcgtacgtagaagagaaggagagaatggtttaagtcaccggaaaacagagcatcaacttatccctttttataacttaatatttctgttaactccttaaataaattcgctaccttttctaaacagacaaatccaacatcaacttatcccttttataatccaatattctgttaactatcttaaataaatttactaccttttctaaacagacaaatccaacatcaacttatctcttttataatccaatattctgttaactatcttaaataaattttgctaccttttctaaacagaaccgcctgCTTGActacttggtcagccggatttgcttaaggcttggttcggccagaggttgcaggttcgaatctcggctaattttctttattttttgcaacttgtttcttttggtaaaaataccaaacgaactccaaaaattgcataaaaatactctaaaaatttctaaaaatctctagaatttttctaaagcatttctaaatatttttaagtactattaggactcaaaatgaggaaatttagaTTGTTACACAAAACtagaaggaaattttttttaaaggaaatcacccccttgcctgattggtggtcgcaccaaatcagagtggtacctgctctgataccacttgttggatcgtagacgttcgatagagggggggtgaatatcgaaaacaTTCGAACAGGAGTAAACGCAGgggaaaagtaaaacaatgctaacacaattcactttacttggttcggagcttgtgtcgactcctactccaaggcccgcggtcgttgactgctttcggtgggcaatcactatcaattcgaatattacaaagtttaagtacaagaattgatagaGAAAGAAAATACTGACAACAGAatgaaaacaaaaccagcactgagtcggaaagATTTTCATGGCGTCGCGAGAGCACAGAGGAGCAGATCTTCGATTCTGAGTTGTTgtagaagctccacccctgcctcttcttttatatgaggctcggggcgccctggatctgttccgggcgccctggtgagacgtggcaggtccaaccagcaagctccatgtGGCAACGACGCGttcaggataaaagttgcctcccgggcgcctggatcacctttctccagaaaacttcttctcctgcaagacaaggttagtccgagacaaatatataaattataacctacaaaacagagtgttagttcagtttatagtttaacaaaaaagagtatgacttagattccgtctttccaagaccggaatatagtcacgatctcgacttaaatatccgaaatggatctaagcaaGATCGACACCTAATATTCCcctcccgggaacacgtcctcacagtcactcccttccagtgacttacctttactcacctgccagatgtctggtcagcccttcgacccgtctggacttctcgccagctatccggtcagcccgtcgacctagctggacttctcgccaagcgtccggtcaacccatcgacccgcttggacttctcgccagctatccggtcagcccatcgacctagttggacttctcgccaagcgtccggtcagcccgtcgacccgcttggacttcgtgccagacatccggtcagcccgtcgacctgtctggacatAGCATGCACActaacctgagttagaccgttagtgctaaccgcaccaataataTCATCTTAATTATCgactctctctctctatctctctctctctctatctctctctctctctctctctctctatatatatatatatatatatatatagagagagagagagagaattgataTGCTAAGTGATTCTTTGTGCATGATCGTGTGCAAAATTTGATGTGGGCTATGTGACGcgaccaaaatttaatttttttaatctctctctctcatctgcgtgtaacaacttttctctctttcctcttaaattaaaataagcaATGTTTCTCTCTCATATGATTGCACGCAATAATCACTGTAGTACTAAGTTTTAAAAGTGGTGTAGCCActacaatattgtagcagctactatagaataattgctacatgttgtagcaactactatgtagtaactgctacaatgtgtagcagttatTGTGTAGCtattatgttgtagcagctattgtgtTGTAGCTGCAAAAACGTGCAACAGTTATTGTATAGATattatgttgtagcaactattgcACCGTTGTAACAACTATTGCACCGTTGTAGCAACTATTGCACCATTGTAGTAACGACTgcatcgttgtagcagctactgcacagTTGTATTAGTTACTAtatagtaactgctacaagttgtagcagctactgcatagtAATTGCTACAAGTTGTAGTAGTAGCTACTGcatagtaactgctacaagttATAGCAGCTATTGCACAGTTGTAGTAGCAGCTACTGCACAGTAACTCTAcaaattgtagcagctactgcacagTTTTAACAACTATTACATAGCAActactacaagttgtagcagctattgcataATAGCTTCTACAACATTATTACATCAATACCACAATAATTGTTGCATATAGTAATAGGAtagagaagataaaattttattttaatttaagaggaaaTAGAGCAAATTTATTGCATGCATACGAGAGAGTGAGAgattaaaaaattagattttcatcGCGTCATATAGTCCACGTCGAGATGATAGATTTATGTTTATCTTCCTGTTGCATTAATTAACATATAATCATAtttaatatcatattttttttggACAGaattaactatatatatatatatatatatataattaacatATAATCATATTTAATATCATATTTTTTGACATGAAttaacctatatatatatatatatatatatatatatatatatatatatatttatatatatatatatatatattaacatatatatatatatatggttaatTCTgtcaaaaaaaaatgatattaaatatgattatatatatatatatatatatatattaacatatatatatatatggttaattctgtccaaaaaaaaaaagatattaaataTGATTATATGTTAATTAATGCAACAGGAAGATAAACATAAATCTAtcatctttatatatatatatatatttatatatatatatatatatatatatatataaacatataaTCATATTTAATATCATGTTTTTGGGGCAAATTAATTACCCATTATATTCTGCCTCAAAGTAGTAAACACAAATAactgtgatgagaaaaaaaatacgCTAGGAGTGTAATTGGGTTAATGgtaataggatattttttttattggcaTGCCGCATTGAATAATTACAATATTTGCATGTTACCATATttgtaataaaaatattaatcccCTTATGTTTGGAAGAATGGAAATAAAAATTTGGAAGGATGGaaataagattaaaaataaaatttcgattgaaaaattttttattacaaaagaaGGGACTACTCTTCATTTTTATTGTTTACCTATTATAAATTAATAGAGGATGGAACTAATTTTTACTATCTATCTAAATTGGATGGAAGGAAAGAACTTTTCTTCCTTCCTATTTCGTTCTCATGCTGGCAACGGTGAGAGACTCTATGTGGGCAACCCTGTTGGCCGCCTAGCATGACCCTGCGCACTTTAGAGTAACCATAGCCTTGTGCAATTGTGTTGTGACCAAAACTTATgtgaaataattttgatttacaCTTTTCATCTTacctttaaaactttttaaattatAAGTTTGATCCATATTATATTATtgatatatttaatttatttgacaatttattatgatagttATTAAATGgggaaaataattaaaattaaacaaaagtTAAAAtgaatacaatagaaaatttttCAATATATAATTTTAGTTAAACGTCATTTTAACATTTAGATTGATATTTAAGATAAAATGACTATTCACTTTCTATAAATACAATCAAAAAGGTGTATAGTGAATAAATGccattttaatattttagtgcaTAACCTtggcaaaaaaaattattatttaataatattaaaatttaaaatataaatgtatatatattaatgAAAGATTAAATGAATAATCTAAGTTTATATGATATATGGAAATTGAaactagaaaaaaatatataaaatcatttttttcaatataacattaaaacaTTTGATATTACTTATTAAACGTCAATTTGAGATCCCGAGAGGATCTATTGTACATAATTTTAGCTTTAAAAGAAATTGTTATGTGAATGTGACTTTTAGGTCATGTACTCACATGGCAGTAACTTATTgttgtttttatatatatttcgATCAAATAATAGTATTTTATGTATCATTTAATTATATTTGATCGTAAATAATTTATGTTATTCGTATTGCGAATAATTACTAAATATTGtagcaataattaaaaaaaatggctTCTAAATTTTTGATCGGCTATtaaagataaatcgggaagcacatGACTAATTCAAAAACTTAGCATCTTTTGATTATGTCCcttatttggagaaaaaattcttacaaatatgtTATAACTGGGAATCAAACCGTAATTACTTGAGTGACAATTTGGATGTCCTACCGCGGTACCATAGCCTCGAGGACCgcaataataagaaaaaaaatttaaaaaatgataatcccagttagcctcattgactatccctagGGTGATTGACCCGACCTCACGAAAGTTTCTACCgaccaccaggataaatcgagaagtgcACGCGGTGACCTGTCGAGAaacccaacatcctttgattacgttTCTTATTTGGAGAAAACATTTCTATAAATACGTCATAACTAGGGTACTCGAACCGTGAGTACCTGGATAACAATATGAATATTCTATCGCGCATCATAGCCCCGCAATAATTAGAAAATATGCATGCTGGTGGACTTTTCACATTCATTTACAAAATTTAGAatcattaaatttttatttattatataattttcaGATATATGAATGTGCTAATTGTAAATTCATTACATATATCATATTGTATACATAtgatatttcaaatattttatgttgtatatatattgcaccaaataaaatatatattttcattGCATGtttataattagaaaaaatattacTTTGCGTTTAGCAGTCACATGCAATACAAAATTTCATGATGTTTCATTGCCAAACTCATACAAGCAAATTAAAGCAACTTGCATCCTAGAAAATGAACAAATTTGATACAAATTACATTAattacattattttttaatcaaagtCATCACCATTACAAAGGCACAAATGTTGAACAACTTGTCAACTTGATCTTCATGAGTAAAATATATAGCAAGCTAGATGTACCATTAAAGTAGTCTAGCTAATTTGTTCTACTTGTCTTGCTTACTTAATCAATTATATCGACTAAGAAGTCTTAAGACACTTGTTTAAAAATCTTAAGGTTGTTGAGACAACCAATTATCTGGACCAATAAATTTGTCGCTGACGAAGTGGCTAATGCTTTCATTATTTTTTAACCAACTCACTCTTCTTGACTTATCTGAGCCTGGTCCCAAGCAACCTTGTTCTATGATCGTTGTGTGGCTCCTGACATtagatataatatatatatttttaaaaaaatagtaatttaaaaaaaattaaaatcaaaggcCAATTAATTAGTTGAAAGATCTTACTCATTCGGAGACGCATACCATCCCTGCCAACCTTGAGGTTGAATATTTGCAGGCATGTATGTCTTAAAGAAAATCACAGTGGACCATTCATTCCATGCTCTTCCGAGGTAAGTGCCCTGGCTCGAGGTTCGAATGGTGCAATACTTGAATACAAACCCAGTTGGGGAATTTTGGTTCTTCTTAGCATTTGCGATCAACCAACCCTTTCCATTCGAATGCAAAGTACATTTCTGCATACAGTGAAAAAAATAAAGTTAATTAGCTTTAATTCTTCAgctatttttaaatttcattgagcatcttaattattatatatacatTAATATTGTCATCGATAGACTTTGAGTAATTAAAACTACAACTATGTGTCCAGAGACTATATATACCTCGTATATGGATTGCGCAAAGCCAAAAATGAAGTCGACACTGCCCTCGATCCAACATCCGTAGTAAAAATGACGACCTAGGTAGTCACACAAGGTGTCTTGGTGGCCTATGAAATGACACCTATAGAAGGAATTCCTATCTCCCCCTACTAGTGCTGCCTCTGCTACTTCAGGCGCCTGATAATTCCAGTTATATGAATTCTGCATCCAAAAGAGCGAGATAAAAGTTTACATGAACCCATGGATAAGTTCTTATGTATGTATTACATTTCTTTTATACATTTATTGTTTTAAGTCCATGCATATATATATACTAGAAAGCTTTGCAAAGAGTTCTCACTGAAAATGTAATATCGCGAGCAACAAAGTCATTGGCATAGACGATAAAGGTTGCACAATTTCTAGTATCACCGTGATCATTCCAGTCGATTCTAGTGTTGCTAGCACCTTCGCCTTGGAGAACAATAAATGGTTTTGGCCCCCATATGTGAACCTTCTCCCTACAACAAGTATCCAAAACAAAGTATTCATAACTTTGGAcaaatgaagaacttaggagaagaGATGGTTGTAATACCTGTAAGTTCCTTTCTTTATATTAATTTGAACCCACTGTTGATTGCCATCAGGAATGGAATCGATAGCAGCTTGAATAGTCTTGAAATTTCCATGCCCTTTCTGATCAACAGTAATGAATTTGGAGATTGAAGCAGCTCCAACTATGCACACACAGCTGCTCAATGCCAATAATAGCATAAAAAAGATGAAGGAATAATGCATGATGAATATAAAGCAAATTTAGTACTGAACAAGTGTTATGCATGTCTGAAACTAAGATTTTGACATGTATATAAAGAATTCTGGTTGACTGCATTGAATTTAGGTCTGGAAGGAATGAATTTACAATATTTTTTCACCatgaagaaaattttaaatgaaagcAAATAGCTAAAACGGATGAAAGGAAAGTCTTTCATATAGCTAAAACGGATGAAGGGAAAGTGGGAAAGGTAATATTTGGACTAACTTTACCACAAAGTCTAAAGCGAGAATTTTATGAATAAATTTCAAGtaagaataataaatcacaattttggaaacaaattggAAAAAAAACGAAATTAAAGGTGCATCTATATATACCGATCCATGTTGTGCTAACTGTTTAATCATCCTTCCAATATCATTACGTGAAGAATTGGACGGGAAATTTAATTAACATTTATTCTATTCCATTTTATTTATTTGCAAGCATTAATTTATAGGATCATTTTAAAGTCTAAAGGAGGTTTTACCCAAAGGGATTGAAAAGTTTTTCCTTACGGCAAATAAGTAATGGTTTTACTTATCAAACTATAAATATTGATTTCTAcacagacaaaaaaaaaaaaaactatttgatttaaattttcaatttggcATTTTTGTTATATTATAATTtcacagtttatatatatatatatatatatggaactGCCACATCAGCGGtcccctagagccggtcctatggatatggagggaggtaaatacaggtacatAGGTGGAAAGTGCATGACAGAGACGTTAACTCCAGACAGTGACACCCCGgagatcgacccctggacctttcagccatatatatatatatatatataaaaggatgGTTAATAGCAAGGCTGGATTTTCCTATTTTCTCTTCCATTTACAAACTATGTAAACCTCCTCCCAAAAAATGGAATCTAAAAAGGTAGATCTGCTATCTTAGCTGCctcctagtgtcggccccacggatatagagggaggttcatgcaggtacacaggcaaTAGGCGCATGGCGGAATAAACCCCagatcgtcagttcctgagaatcgacccctgaccattacgccagagatatcatacgcccaccgtctgcgctacgccctgggggcaaaaTGGAATGATTTCTAGATATATGAAATGATggatttgggaatgagggaatggaatcaTAGTAAAAGATGGTATTTGAATTATGGGTTTAGAAATGACAATTTAAGAATAATTTCTAGATTTATGGAAATcgaccaaatccacatatataacTAAGCGGATTTCATTTCTATTCTCATTCCTATTACACCTTACTATCAAATATATACTCATAGTCATTTTCATCATTTAATCAAACGTTACCTATTTTATTACCGGGTGAGGAGAGAAATTAACTATACAGTAATTCGTTTTTAATTATTAGTAAAATTATTTAACCATCTTATCCTAATTCTTACATCACAACAAGTTTATAGCTATCTTGGAtagaaatgatttaaaatttatctcTTTAAATCGAAAATCATGACATGATTTTAAATTAAActggattttttttttgcttgagttaaatatttaaacttttcaaaaaaaaaaaaatattctaatttacttttaatttttccaTGTCATTCCTGCTATTGCAAGGTAGCTTTCATTCGTCGTCTCAGCATTCATAATCAACCGTTCAAGTCTCGATCACAGCCAAAACTAAATTCAacagcactttcgatccaaactACCTGTTGCTTGTCGCCGACTATAATGAatacaataaattaattaattttaaaatataaataaaataaaaatatttggatattaatttttttgacatacaaaataaaaatatttaacattGATACATTCAAAACTACGAATcaaaaatattattcatgaagttgtaaattctaaataactcattcattattatatcattatcaaTTTTTTCAACTAATTTTATTTTCCAACTTCATTTAACTTCATTATCAAATGAAGTTGTAAAACATAAGACTTGTAAAGTATATTTATCCGGTATGATAATAATACAACTTCATTAAAGTCATGCGCCTCAATTAAATGACATAGAAAATTTTTCTATAGTAAAAGAGACAGATGAATCTTGTATACCAATCAGAGGAAATAACGAAAAGAAAGAGTATAATGGAAGAAAATTAACATATTAGGAAAGTTAATTTGTCTTGTATATTAGCAAAGTCTATTATATATGTACTTTTCATAACACTTAAAAATGGAAAATTTGAATGTCAGATCCATCCCTATTTTTAGAGTGAATTTCATGAGACTAAATAATTAAATGGTCAAGCAGCACGGTAGTAGAAAATGGCTGAAAAAATTATGAGGTAATTAAATATTGAATCTATTGTTAAAGTCATCGATTGTTTATTTCATGAGAAGACAAGATAACTTGGCAAAGTGACCATATACTGAGACTTGAGAACAGGTAAAATCATATGAAAATGGATTTAGTTGTCATTGCATCTCATTATCAAAGCAGAGAATGTACTAAATAATTATATAGTCAGACCTAGTACATGTATCAGCAGTTCATGTATCAGCAGTTCAAATCTCCTGTCCCTAATATCATCTGTCCCCGTGTCCTACTTATTACTCCAGCCCATCGTCGGCAGTCTCCGGTCATCATCCCGATCAACACTATAACTTTTGAGGAAGGTGAACCCAAGAGGGTCGTCATCGGCATGATCGACGCCGGAATCCGGCCGGATCTGAGCAAACTTTCCTCTGCCATCGATCTAAGTCCCTGTTCAGATCCGGCCAGATTCCTGCGTCGATCGCGCCCCCCTTGGGTCCACCTTCTCAAGGATTATAGTGTTGATCGGGACGGTGACCGGAGACCACCGGTGATATACTGGGACTACGAGTGAGATACGGGGATAGAAAAATTTAGGGACAGAGGATTTAAACTCATGTATCATAGATatgagaatggatctacttgtcAATACATGTCGTTATTAAGGAAGGGATCTAGTTATCTATATGAATATGCTATATTCTTACTGAGGTTTGTTGTACAAAAACAAATATTGGGGTAACCAAAGAGTCTAGGTAACACAATAGGAACTATCATAGTTGACTTGGGATAGATAATATAGaatcaagaaaaagaggaggaAAGCAAAATGGAGAGAAGGGAGAAGATAAATATTTAACTTGATAAAGATGTCATGACTAGTTGGTATTAATTCTGGCTAAAGAAACTAAAACCATACTTGAAAATCATGCAACTAAGGAAGTTAAGATAGACATCTAGCTTTAGCATGATTTGCAGCTCATCACAGCTTAGATGCATCTACCATATAACACATGGATCCGGTATAAGGGAGCTATTAAGATAGCGAATCTATCTTTCCTTTTAGATGCACCTATCATAACACAAAGGGATATTCTTAAACATATAAATCCCTCTTCTATTCTACTCTTGCTAGGATTCCTATGAAAAATGTTCATTCACCAAATCCCCGGCCCTCACTTTCTCACCCTTTTTCCAATGTATATGTAACAACAATATAGGTATGGGGCAACGCTTAAACATATATCTATAGCTCTAGCCAAAACTAAAAAATCTGAAAGACTTCAAACAGTTGAATAATCTTTCAAATGTTGGGTAGTTACAGCTGAACGAGACTATCTAAATAGGAATAAACACAAGAACGGAGAAAAATAGATCAAAATTCAAGATTTTTTAAGGAAACAGGTGAAATTTGATAATGCTTACTAAATATTCCAAAAATCTTCTCGAGATCCTGACAGATAATGCCCTTCCACTAAGTTGTGGATATATCATAGATATATAGAAGAATAACTATATGATTCtatcttcaaaaattcaaacAACTATTaatgagaaaaggaaaaagatGATTGGGAAACCTACGCCTTGTCAGTGAGGCATATTATGAGACGGGAGATAGGTAGAAGAGACTGTTTGGACTTTGATGTCGGCTAGAGGATGATAAATAGACAGTCATCCTCTTCGATCGCTTCCTACGTTTGTTAGTGTAGCGGAATACCAAAacaaaagctaaactaaaacaagaaagcaaacaTAACATATTCATTTACGTGGTTCATAGATTAGGGCTtatactccacggctatccgtaaggtggatgattcct includes these proteins:
- the LOC122005884 gene encoding probable pectinesterase 55 gives rise to the protein MGKHLRNERMMEEDRSCVCIVGAASISKFITVDQKGHGNFKTIQAAIDSIPDGNQQWVQINIKKGTYREKVHIWGPKPFIVLQGEGASNTRIDWNDHGDTRNCATFIVYANDFVARDITFSNSYNWNYQAPEVAEAALVGGDRNSFYRCHFIGHQDTLCDYLGRHFYYGCWIEGSVDFIFGFAQSIYEKCTLHSNGKGWLIANAKKNQNSPTGFVFKYCTIRTSSQGTYLGRAWNEWSTVIFFKTYMPANIQPQGWQGWYASPNE